Proteins encoded within one genomic window of Camelina sativa cultivar DH55 chromosome 19, Cs, whole genome shotgun sequence:
- the LOC104767076 gene encoding NEP1-interacting protein 2-like, translated as MSSYRFQSGFCPLSSSPSLGNFVERIKDACHFLVSAVLGTIISAILTFFFALVGTLLGALTGALIGQETESGFIRGAAIGAISGAVFSIEVFESSLDLWKSDESAFGCLLYLIDVIVSLLSGRLVRERIGPAMLSAVQTQMGAVDTAFDDQISLFDTGGSKGLTGDLVEKIPKMTITGNNNTDASENTDSCSVCLQDFQLGETVRSLPHCHHMFHLPCIDNWLLRHGSCPMCRRDL; from the exons ATGTCTTCGTATAGATTCCAATCTGGGTTTTGTCCTCTTTCGTCAAGCCCTTCTCTTGGGAATTTCGTCGAACGGATTAAAGACGCTTGTCATTTCCTCGTCTCTGCTGTTTTGGGTACCATTATCTCCGCCATCTTGACCTTCTTCTTCGCCTTAG TGGGGACATTGCTAGGGGCACTTACAGGGGCTTTGATAGGCCAAGAAACTGAGAGTGGTTTCATTAGAGGAGCAGCAATTGGTGCCATTTCTGGAGCTGTTTTCTCTATTGAGGTCTTTGAATCATCGCTTGATCTCTGGAAATCCGATGAGTCAGCTTTCGGATGTCTTCTCTATTTG ATTGATGTCATTGTTAGTCTTCTAAGCGGGAGACTTGTACGAGAGCGCATAGGTCCTGCAATGCTAAGTGCGGTGCAAACTCAA ATGGGAGCTGTGGATACAGCCTTTGATGATCAGATAAGCCTCTTTGATACAGGAGGCTCAAAAGGATTGACAGGAGACCTGGTTGAGAAAATCCCAAAGATGACAATTACTGGCAACAATAACACTGATGCTTCTGAGAACACAGACTCCTGTTCTGTTTGTCTCCAG GATTTCCAGCTTGGTGAAACAGTTCGAAGCTTGCCTCATTGTCATCACATGTTTCACTTACCTTGCATAGACAATTGGCTCCTCAGACACGGTTCTTGCCCGATGTGTAGACGTGACCTTTaa
- the LOC104767077 gene encoding uncharacterized protein LOC104767077 → MASGKPATRPSVRHPSHNHPLRGHKAQVEDEIICSGCDLDLIGASFKCTKSECDYFLHKTCFELPREIRHKSHADHPLTLLYSPQNNQSTYTCDACGEYGSGFTYNCSICHYDVHVGCVSMPETMKHDEHAHTLVLLYSAPCPKGHIFTCDVCQETMPDNLWLHYCQKCDYGAHLHACVAEEEEKPKKGGRGRGGEGGSNGNGVNGGRSSANSELAAMLKAQREMEQMQIALHLEMQRAMIDKKSRKHMLKMI, encoded by the coding sequence ATGGCTTCAGGGAAACCAGCTACCCGCCCTTCAGTGAGACACCCGAGCCACAACCATCCACTGCGCGGTCACAAAGCCCAAGTTGAGGACGAGATCATTTGCTCTGGTTGCGACCTAGACCTGATCGGTGCATCTTTCAAGTGCACAAAGTCAGAGTGTGATTACTTCTTGCACAAGACATGTTTCGAGCTTCCACGAGAGATTCGTCACAAGTCTCACGCTGATCACCCTTTGACCCTACTCTATTCCCCACAGAATAATCAATCCACCTACACGTGTGACGCATGCGGTGAGTATGGATCCGGGTTCACGTACAACTGCTCTATATGCCACTACGATGTTCATGTTGGATGTGTATCTATGCCAGAGACCATGAAGCATGACGAGCACGCGCACACGCTTGTTTTACTCTACAGTGCTCCTTGCCCAAAGGGTCATATATTTACGTGTGATGTTTGCCAGGAAACTATGCCGGATAATTTGTGGTTGCACTATTGCCAGAAGTGTGACTACGGTGCTCATTTACATGCATGCGTCgctgaagaagaggaaaagccaaaaaaaggaggaagaggaagaggaggagaaggaggaagtAATGGAAATGGGGTGAACGGAGGAAGGAGCTCGGCCAATTCAGAGCTAGCTGCGATGTTGAAGGCTCAAAGGGAAATGGAGCAGATGCAGATTGCTCTACACTTGGAGATGCAAAGAGCTATGATTGATAAAAAGTCAAGAAAACATATGCTCAAAATGATCTAA